The nucleotide sequence GGGATCTTTCCCGCAGTACCCTTTTAAATAAACCCGTTTTTTCCGCATGATAGTGCATTATACCAAGACAACAACACCGTTCCCTGTTGGCAATTCCTAAAGTACATATTATAGTCGTGCCTACTGGAGAGAGGGAAAAGTCAACTAAAAAACGCATAACCGGGTTTATAAGGCTATGAATTACCAAGAGGCATGGAGATTTCTGGATCAGCTTCAGTTCTTCAAGATCAAATTGGGTCTGGATTCCATGAACCAATTTTTGGAACGACTGGGCAATCCGCACCACGATCTACCATGTATCCACGTTGGTGGCACCAACGGCAAGGGGTCAGTGGGCGCAACGCTCTGTTCCATTCTCACTGCTGCTGGTTATCAAACAGGTTTTTACACCTCACCCCATCTCAGCTCGGTGCGGGAACGTTTCCGAATCGGGGACAACTACATCACGAAGGAGGATTTTGCCCGTCTGATCACGAAAATCCATGATGTACTCAACGGTAGTCAGATCACCTACTTTGAATGCACCACCACCTTGGCCCTGCTCTGGTTTGCCGAGCAAAAGGTGGACTGCGCCATCCTGGAAGTGGGTATGGGCGGTCGCCTGGACGCCACCAATGTGGTCACTCCCCTGCTCTCCCTGATCACCAATGTCAGCATGGATCATGAACAGTACCTGGGCACGACCCTGGCAGAGGTCTCCGCTGAAAAGGCGGGGATCATCAAAGAGGATGTTCCAGTGGTATCAGGGGTCGCAGACGACGATTCCAGACAGGTCATCCGCCAGGCCTGTGATGAACGCGAGGCCCCGCTCTTTCTCTTTGGTCGGGAGTTCAACGGTTCCTTTAGTCCAGACGATCAAAGCTCCTGGCAATATCAAGGACTGGACGGTCAGGTCCTGATGGATCTCCCCATGGCCCTGCGCGGCAACTACCAGGTCGCCAATGCCTCTCTGGCCCTTGCCGCTGTCCAGCTGCTGCGCCAGCAGGGCTGGACAATACCAGATGAGCAGCTCCGCATCGGGCTACAACAGACCTTCTGGCCAGGTCGCCTGGAATTCTTTCGTCTGAATAAGGACAATAAACAGGTTGAGGAACAAGACCAAGGCTGGAATTTTCTCCTGGACGGGGCCCATAACCCTGCCGGAGTCAAGTCCCTGAAGCATGCCTTGCGTGATTTTTCTCGCAATCGCCTCATCCTGGTCTGGGGAGCAATGAACGATAAAGATCTCAGTACCACCCTACGCGAGATTGCCCCCAGGCAGATATTATTATTTTCACCCGGCCCGAGTCAGAACGTTCGGCTCAAACCGATCAGCTCAAGGATAACCTGCCCAGTGCTATGCAGCAAAAGGTGGTTTGTAAAGAAACTGTTCCTGCGGCTCTGCAACAGGCCCGTATTCTGGCAGGGAGCCATGACCTGATATGTATTGCCGGTTCACTTTATCTTGTTGGAATAGCTCGACAGCTGTTGTTAGGAGGACTTGTCGATGATGAATGAAGATTTTATCTATGGTTTTGGTGTTGATGATTCAACTATCAGAGCAGAAAGAAGAAAAGCCAGGGAGCTGCGCAAGACCCGTTGGTGGCAACAAAAGACGGCTGATGGCATCTGTCATTACTGTCAACGTAAGTTCCCTGTCAAAGAGCTGACTATGGATCATATCATTCCCCTGTCCAGAGGGGGCCGCTCCACCAAAGGGAATTTGGTTCCCTGTTGCAAGACATGTAACACGGCCAAAAAGACTGATCTGCCCCCGGAGCTTGAGGAGCTCTAATGAGCACATCCCATCACTGACAAGCAGCTTTCACGTTTCCCATTAAGGCTGTTTGTCTCTCTCCTCCATCTCTTTTTTTCTTTTAACCATTCTCTTTGACTTGTTTCTTCCTCTCATATAGAATTATGAGCAAAATAGTAACACCACATCGCATGCCTTACCAATCCAATTAAATAGGAGGAAAAAATGAAGATCAAAGCAGGTGTGATGTCCTTCCTTTGCATGGCTCTTTTGGGCGCAGCAGGTGCTGTTGCCGCAGAGGAACCCATCCAACCCATTGCCCCGGTCAAGGAGATTAATTTGGCTAAGGCCGAACTGGGCAAGAAGCTCTTTTTTGATCCCCGCCTCTCCAAGTCAGGTTTTATCTCCTGTAACTCCTGTCATAATCTGAGCATGGGCGGCTCAGACAACCTCAAGACCTCTATCGGCCATAACTGGCAGCAAGGCCCGATTAACGCACCCACTGTCCTGAACTCCAGCTTGAATTTTGTCCAATTCTGGGATGGCCGGGCAGAGAGCCTGAAGGATCAGGCCGGAGGCCCCATTGCCAATCCCGGTGAAATGGCCCTGACCCATGCCCTGGCAAAAGGCATCCTGGAATCCATCCCTGGTTACGTCACCGAATTCACCCAGGTCTTTGGCGACAATACCGTCAATATTGATCGGGTCACCGATGCCATTGCTGAGTTTGAAAAGACCCTGGTTACCCCGAATTCCCGCTTTGACCAATGGCTCATGGGCGATAAGGAGGCCCTGACCGCTGATGAACAGGCTGGCTATAAACTGTTTAAGGACTCCGGCTGTATCTCCTGTCATTACGGGGCAGGCATGGGAGGGACTTCTTTTCAAAAGATGGGGGTCATGGAAGAGTATAAGGCCAAGAGTCCGGCCGAGGGCCGCAAGGCTGTGACCGGTAAGGATGAAGATCGCTTTGCCTTTAAGGTCCCGACCCTGCGTAATGTGGAGCTGACCTACCCGTACTTCCATGACGGCGAGGCCGAGACCCTGACCGAGGCGGTTGACATCATGGGCCGCCTGCAGCTGGGTGCCAAATTCACCGATGAGCAGAACGCCCAGATCGTGGCCTTTCTCAAAAGTCTGACCGGTGAGCAGCCGTCATTTACTCTGCCCATCCTGCCGCCTTCCAGCGACAAGACGCCGCCACCCAAACCCTTTGAGTAAGATCCGGTCTTTTATGCCAACAAGTTGATCTATCTTTCGTCTCCCCGGCTCTGCCGGGGATTCTTTGAGGTATTTTTTGAGACACTTTCTATGAAAAAAACAGTCGGCGTCATTCTCTTGACCTATGGGCTCTCCTTGGCTGTCAGTACAGCCGGAGCCGCCCAGAAACCGGTAGAACCCATTGCCCCGGCCACGGGCATTAACCAAGCAAAGGCTGAATTGGGCAAGAAGCTCTTTTTTGATCCCCGCCTCTCCAAATCAGGCTTTATCTCCTGCAATTCCTGCCATAACCTGAGCAGGGGCGGCACCGATAATCTGAAGACCTCCATTGGCCATAACTGGCAGCAGGGCCCTATTAACTCGCCCACAGTCCTCAATTCCAGTATGAATTTTGTCCAGTTCTGGGATGGCCGGGCCAAGGACCTCCAGGATCAGGCGGGCGGACCCATTGCCAATCCCGGCGAGATGGCCTTTAGCCATGATCTGGCCGAAGAGGTGCTGCAATCCATCCCTGGCTACGTTGCCGAGTTCAAGAACGTCTTTGGCAAGGACAGGATCGCTATTGACCAGGTGACTGATGCCCTTGCCGAGTTTGAAAAGACCCTGGTTACCCCGAATTCCCGCTTTGATCAGTGGCTCAAGGGTGATAAAGAGGCCTTAACAGCAGAGGAACAGGCAGGCTATACCCTCTTTCAGGAGTCTGGTTGTATCTCCTGTCATTATGGGATGGCCATGGGCGGGGGCAGCTTTTACAAGATGGGCATGGTGGAGGAGTTCAAGGCCAACAGCCCGTCCCAGGGGCGCAAGGACGTGACAGGGAAGGAAGAGCATTATTTCATGTTCAAGGTCCCGACCCTGCGCAATGTGGAGCTGACCTCTCCCTATTTTCATGACGGATCGGCTCGGACCCTGTCCCAGGCCGTGGACACCATGGCCCGCCATCAGTTGGGCAAGAAGTTCACCCAGGAAGAAAATGGGCAACTGGTGGCCTTCCTGAAAACTTTGACAGGTGAGCAGCCCTCGTTTCCCCTGCCCATCCTGCCCCCTTCCAGCGAGACCACCCCACGTCCCAAGCCGTTTGAATAGATCAGTTCCCGGATTTCTTGCTGGCAGTCGGAGTTTCTTCGACTGCCTGACCTTTCCTTGGCAGTCTTTCCATCTGCCTTGGTTCTCCCCCTTTAAAAAAACACTGTATGCGTCTCCCTAAGAAACAAAAAAGCACGGAACAGTCCAGGCCCTGTGGCTGAGTGGCGCAAGACCATTCGACAGTTCTGTCGAACGCACTTGCTGCATTCACCCCGCCGAAGAACACCAACCTGTTGGTCGGCCATGAAACAGCAGACTCTGCGGCTATTTACCGTTTGTCCTCTGATGTCGCGACAATAAATACGGTCCGTCTTATCCCCCAGCCAGTTGCTGATCCCTACTGGTTCGGCCAGATTGCTGCTGCCAACGCCCTTGGCAAGGTCTACGCCTTGGGCGGCAGGCCGGTAACGGCCCTTAATATCGTCCTCTTTCCCGGCGAGCAGCAGAAGAGGGGGACCGTGCTGGAGGTGCTCAGGTTAGCCTTCTTTCCTTCCAGGCAGCTGGACCTGGGGATATTCCAGGAGATTCTCCGGGGTGGGCATGATAAGGTGATCGAGGCCGGGGCCTGCCTGGCGGGCGGTCAGTCCCTGCATGAGGCAGAGCCCCAATACGGGCTCTGTGTTAATGGGGTGGTGCATCCAGAGAAGATTATCACCCCAACTGGTGCCCGAACCGGGGATGCCCTTATCTTAACCAAGCCTTTGGGGGCCGGGGTCCTTTTACAGGCGGTGCGCGCTGGCAAGTATCCTTTTCAGGATCTGGAAAAAGAGACCTTGCCGCACCTTGCCGCCTTGAACAACAAGACCCTGGAGGCAGCCCTTGAGTTTGACCTCCATGCCTGCGCCGATGTGAGTAATGCTGGGATTCTTGGCTGTCTGCTGAACATCGCCCGTGGCGCTCAGGCCGGAGTTATGCTGAACTACCAAGACGTTGTTTTTTACCCAGGTGCGGTAGAGATGTATCAGAAAGGGGTGATAACGGACAGCAATAAGGCGAACCGGGCCCTGCTTGCCCGGCATGATCTGCGGATCCAAACAGGGCTGTCAGCGGCTGAAACGGAACTCCTTTATGATCCGCAGGTTTCCGGCGGGTTATTGCTGGCCCTGCCCAAGGACCAGGCACTGGACTTGCTGGCGGCCTTGCGTGATAAGGGGGTGAAAGAGGCTGTTTGTATCGGTGAAATAGTTGATGAGCCTGTCGGGATAAGGATTAAGTAGTGTCAAACCGACAGCCCCTCAGGCTGTCGGTCCTTTTTCAGTAACGAATCATTTGATTTTGTGAGTGAAGACCTTGTCAAGGCAGCCCTCCCACCACCTATGGTACAAAAACCACTCTATCAGCTTGCCTACCACCACCCAAAACCGTTATACTGGCGCCTGAACAGGCAACATCCTGGAAGCGCGATCTGTCTTCGCCTCTTATAATCCCAGACTTCCGCACAGGACGATTTCATTCATCGCCCTCATCTGCGTACAAGCCAATAAAAAAAGGAGAACATCCTGTGAAGAAAACATTCCGGTTTATGGCCGCACTCTGTAGCCTCGTCCTCTGCTTTACCCTGACCTCCTGCGGCTCCGGTAGAAAAAAGGCCATCAAAGTAGGCCTGAACATCCCCATGACCGGTGATATCCCCAAGGTCGGTGAAGGGAGCAAATATGCTGCTGAGATGTGGCTGGAGGAGATCAACAAGGCCGGAGGCATTGAGGTTGGCGGTGAAAAATACGCTGTTGAGCTTGTCATTGAGGATAATGAATCCAAGGCCGAATCAGCGGTTAAGGCCAACACCAAGCTGATCACCCAGGACGACGTCCTGATTATCATTGGTCCGCAATCCTCTAAACAGGCCATTCCGGCCGGTGATGTGGCCAATAATTATGCGACTCCGATGATCAGTCCCTGGTCCACCAACCCGGATACCACGGCCAACCGCCCCTATGTCTTCCGGGGTTGCTTCCTTGACCCCTTCCAGGGACCAGTCTTGGCCAATTTCATCACCGATGAGTTCAAGTTTAGCAAGGCCGCAGTGCTCTATGATGTGGCCAGCGATTATCCCAAGGGCTTGGCTGAATTCTTTAAGAAATCATGGGAAGAGAAACACGGCACAGGCTCAGTGGTGGCCTATGAGAGTTTCACCACCAGAGACACCGATTTCAGCTCCCAGCTGACCAAGATCATCCGCTCCGGCGCTGAGGTGCTCTTTACTCCGCAGTACTATAATGAGGTCGCCCTGATTGTACAGCAGGCCAAGGATCTGGGCTGGCAAGGCCCCATTGTAGGCAGCGATAGCTGGGGCTCAGCCGAGACCATTGAGCTCTGCGGTAAGGCCTGTTACGGCCAGTTCTTCAGTACCCATTATGCAGCGGCCGGAGCCCAGGGTGCCACCAAGGCCTTTATTGATCGCTACAAGGCCAACTATGGTTATGTCCCTGATGACGTGGCCGCCCTGACCTGGGATGCCCTGGGGCTGGCCCAGGCCGCCATTGAGGGGGCCGGAGAAATCAGCGGTCGGGTGAAAGATGATCGCCAGGCCGTTCGTGATGCTCTGGCCAAGGTCAAGGATTTTCAAGGGATCACCGGCAAGATGACCTTTACCGAGGAGGGAGACCCCAAGAAATGCGCGGTCATTGTCAAGATCAGCGATAAGGGAGAGTACGAATTTTACAAATCGATTTGTCCGGAATAAACTCCCATCCCAGCGGGCCGAGACAACGAAGCTTCACTGGCCTCTTTCATAGAAACCTGATAGGATAGAGAAAGAAACAGCATCTGGCCCCGGTGCCAGATGCTCCAACCAGACACTGGCTAAAAGGGTTTTTCCGCCCCCTCTCCGCACGGAGGCGGGAGAGCAGCCTCAGGTCAATTGTAAGTGATTTTTTTCATCTGCACACAAGCACGGGTCATCAGGCCCGGAGCTTTGCTCTGTTTGCTATGACCAAGAGAGTCTCTGATGTCCTTCCTCTACGATGCCCTTTCTTCCGCCTGGAACCTGCTGAACCAATCAGCCGTCTATATGCTCTTCGGTCTGCTGGTCAGTGGCTTGCTCAAAGAATATCTCTCTCCCACCTATATCGCCAATCACTTGGGCTCTGGTCGTTTTAAGTCGGTATTCAAGGCAGCCCTGCTCGGCATCCCTGTCCCGCTCTGTTCCTGCGGTGTCCTGCCCGCAGCCGCCACCCTGAAAAAACAAGGGGCCAATAACGGGGCCGTGACCGCCTTTTTGATCTCCACCCCGGAATCCGGGATTGACTCCATTTCCATTACCTGGGCCCTGCTTGATCCGATCATGACCATTGCCCGTCCGGTTTCTGCCTTTCTTTCTGCGGCCATTGCCGGAACAGCAGAAAACCTTTTTTCTTTTTCCGGCTCAGCGCCTACAAGCACGCTAGGACAGCAAAACAAGGCCACAGTAGCCGAGAAAAACTCTTGCGGCTGTGGCTGCGACAAGGAGGAACAAGAAAAAATTTTCCTAGGAGAAGCCGGGACAAAGAAGAGCTTTCTCAAAGAATTTCCTGGAAAACTCAAGGCAGGTATCAGGTACGCGGTCTTTGATATCTGGAAGGAGCTGGCGGGTTGGTTCTTCGTTGGTATCCTGCTGGCTGGCGTCATCACCGTGCTCCTGCCTGATACCTTTATTACGGCCTATCTCGGTGGTGGCCTGGGATCTATGCTCCTGATGCTGGTGATCGGCATTCCCCTCTATATCTGCGCCACGGCCTCTACTCCTATCGCCGCAGCCTTTCTCCTCAAGGGGGTGAGCCCAGGGGCAGCCTTGATCTTTCTCCTGGTCGGTCCAGCCACGAATATCACCTCTCTCTCCGTGTTGATGGGTCTTCTCGGCAAACGGACTGTAGCCATCTACCTCACCTCTATCGCCCTTGTCAGTGTTACCTGTGGGCTCATCCTGGATGCCGTGTACAGTATGCTCGGCATCTCTGTTCTGGCTGCGGTGGCAAGGCATGGGGAGCTCCTGCCTGAACAGCTGAAGCTCGCAGCGAGCATCCTCCTTCTTATCCTCTCCATTCGCCCGCTAAAAAACAGCCTGCAACGACGCTTTGGTCAAAAAAAGAAAGATTAAAACCGTTCTATAGGATGTGCTGAAGTCAAAGTGTGCAGAACACATTTTTATTCTGATAATGACTCAAGTATACTGAAAAAACAGGCCTTTTCATCTGGATTAAAACGCTCTTCGAAGTCATAAGGATAATCCGTGACCGAACAGGAGGCAATATCCATACATGCAGCGAGCAGCGAGCTTCTCAGTCTTTCATTGTCTCCTTTATCAGCAGCTGAAAGCCGGACTGGTTTGACAAAATTTCTCAAAGTGCTCATAAGGTCAGCTGAGGGGCGTTCTTCGATAAACTGTTCTGCAAAGTCTCTTGCTGCCTGAAAAGAAAGAACCTGACATCCAGCAAGTCGGTTCACATGTTCAACATGTCGTTCAATATAATTTTCAAGTGCGGCAATCTCGCCCCGCTGCGTCAGACCGTCCGCCCACATCATTTCTATGAGCGGAATGAGGTCAATCAGATAGACCTGCTCTTCGGTAATGCCGTACCCTTTCAGAGCTTTCAAAGCGTCTTTGCGTGATATAACGATGTGTTCTACCATTGATCCCTTCCTCCAGTTATCTTATAAAGGGGATATCCTTTCCCCGCAACAACAAAACATTACCACTGCATCCCCAAAAAGCAAGTGGAAACTCCTCGACATTTACTCACAACCACTTAATTCCATAAGAAAAGAAGTCATACACAACCCCATCCTTCCTCTCGTATCGTTCAATGCACCCTCTGTTGAACCTTGATCCGTTGCTCTTCAGACCGTATCACCCGCTCAGCAACAGCCCAGAGCGCGGCACTCCCCCCATTCCAGCGAGATGACAAAGCGGCATGGTGACAAAGTTCTGCTCCCCAGGATAGGGCAGAATCGAACCCTGGGTGATAAATTCCAAGATAATATAGACGAGGTAGGTTGGAGTGAAGTGAACAAGGTGGCAAGAGAGGACACGCCAAAGTTTACCTTGGACAACAGCATAACGGTCCAAAATCCAGAGCGAATGAAGCTGAGAAAAAAAAGGGTAAGCACCGGCAGGGGTAGCCGGTGCTCTGTTCTTAAGCAGGATCTTGGACAGAATCAGGCCTGTCTGCTCTTTGTCCGCCATACCCCGCATCCAACCGCAAGGACCAGCAGGAGAAGGTAGGCAAGATTTATGTCGCTTCTTGCTAAATGCGGTCGGCCCGTCGGATGACATCACAGAGCTCCAAGGCTATATTGGAGATCTCTTTTTCATCCTCACCCTCAGCCATGACCCGGATGACCGGTTCAGTTCCAGAAGGCCGGACCAGGATACGTCCTCGTTTGCCGAGCTGTTCTTCAGCTGCCTGCAAGGCCTCTGAAAAACCCTGGATCTGCTCTGGTGCAATCTTGCTGGACATGCGGACGTTTTCCAGCACCTGCGGGTACGAGGTCATAATATCTGCCAATGCAGAGAGGGGCTTTTTCTTTTTAATCATAATCGCCAACAACTGCAGGGCGGCAAGAATGCCGTCACCCGTGGTGTTATGATCAAGAAAGACCAGATGTCCAGACTGCTCTCCGCCAAAATTATAGCCCTTGGCCCGCATCGTCTCCACAACATAACGATCCCCCACATTGGCCCGTACCAGCTGCCCTCCCAGGTCAGCCATAACCTTTTCCAGGCCCATATTGCTCATCACGGTGGCAACCAGGGTCTTCTTCTTCAGCTTTCTGCGGCTGACCAGATCAGAGGCGCAGATGGCCATGATATGATCCCCATCCACAATGGCCCCTGTCTCATCACAGACAATGAGCCGATCTCCATCACCATCAAGGGCCAAGCCAATATCTGCACCGAGCTGTTTGACCTTTTCTGCCATGACCTCGGGATGGAGGGCCCCGCAATTCTTGTTGATGTTTTTACCGTCCGGCTCAACACCGATGCAGGTCACCTTGGCTCCGAATTCGGCAAAGACGTGCGGTGCGACCTTATAGGTAGCCCCATGAGCACAGTCAAGAACAATATGAAAATCATCCAGGGTATACTTATCAGGAAAGGTATGTTTCAAAAAAACAATATAACGCCCACAGGCATCGTCAATCCGCGTAGCCTTTCCTACCTCATCAGCCACCGGCCTGAGGGCCGCCATTTTTTGAGAAAAAATCAGATCCTCAATATCAAGCTCCGTCTCATCAGGGAGCTTGAATCCATCCCTGGAAAAGATCTTGATCCCGTTATCCTGAAAAGGATTATGGGAGGCAGAGATAACCACCCCTGCATCGGCTCGCATTGAGGTCGTGATAAAGGCGATCCCAGGCGTGGGCAGGGGGCCCAGGAGCTGCACGTCAACGCCCATTGAACAGATTCCGGCGGCCAGTGCGTTTTCAATCATATAACCGGACAGTCTGGTATCTTTACCAATAACAATATGATGGCGCTTGGTATTCTTTTTAACGATAAAGGCGATAGCCCGGCCCAGTTGCATGGCTATTTCTGTGGTCATGGGGTAGGTGTTGGCCACCCCGCGCACACCGTCTGTCCCAAAGAGTTGTCGCATAATCCTGCCTGATCAAAAGAGGGTTAACAAAAATGCCGAAGCCCTGCTGCTTATTCCTTTTTTTCAACGAGAGAAATCTTTACCTCTGTGGGCTTGTGAGAGATAATCTTGATTGGTTCGTGACCTGGCACCGAAACCCCATTGACCGTTACGGGCACCTGGCGGGGAAATTCTCCCGATCCTGCACTGACAGAGGCCCGGAAGAGCATGGAAAGTACCGGTGTCTCGCTGATTAATTTTTCAGGTATACCAGCAACAACCGTGAGAGAGTCCGGCTTCACCCGCACTTCCTGTGCACTATCACGAATATTAATGGGGATATTCCGCACCTTCTTTTCAACAAATTTATCCGCCACAGCCAACTTGGCAACAACAGTGGTCTCACCGATGAGCTCCATAAATTCTGGGGAGAGATCCAGATGCACCGGAAGCGTGGTCGAATGGTTCAACCCGCTGAGGTTAATAACATAAGTTTTCAAGACCTGTTCCTGGGTGATAAGGCTTGCCGGACCAGAAACAAGGATCTTGTTAGGATTTAAGGAAACCTCTTTTAAAAAATATCCGTCCGCTACATCGCCTTCAGTCACAGCAGTGAGAGGAAGCTCTCGTTCCACCAGTTTATCAATAGATAAGGTAATACTCGCCGGTTGCATCCTCAATATAGAGATACCACTTGGCAGGGGAAAAGAAAGACTTTCGGTGTTCAGGACAATGGTGTCGGGCTTGGCCTCAGAAAGATCAAGTGACAGTGACGGCGGCCGGTTACGCACCTCCTGAATAATACCCCGGGGCCCGCGCAGGATCACAGAGACCTCTTTCTGATACTGATTATAAATAACCAGATTCTTCGGAAGATTGAGCACCTCTATCGGAACACGCATGCTCACATCCATTTGATCTGTGCCCACAGCCAGAAACCAAACCAGAATACCAAGAGCAAGAGCAACCAGCTTCAGTAATAGATCTTTGTAATTTACCTTTCTCTTCCAAATGTGTAATTGTTCAATCATCAAGGGACGATCCTGTTTTATCCAATGATTTTCTCTGCTGGCTTGACCTATTTTTCGTCCATAAGGACTCGCTGCGGGAGTTGACAAGAAGTATTTCTTTTAAAAGGGCCTCCAGCTTGACCTCATCCCGCATAGGCGTAATATCCCCCCCCTGGACAACGGAAATCTCCTGGGTCTCCTCAGAA is from Candidatus Electrothrix sp. GW3-4 and encodes:
- a CDS encoding folylpolyglutamate synthase/dihydrofolate synthase family protein encodes the protein MNYQEAWRFLDQLQFFKIKLGLDSMNQFLERLGNPHHDLPCIHVGGTNGKGSVGATLCSILTAAGYQTGFYTSPHLSSVRERFRIGDNYITKEDFARLITKIHDVLNGSQITYFECTTTLALLWFAEQKVDCAILEVGMGGRLDATNVVTPLLSLITNVSMDHEQYLGTTLAEVSAEKAGIIKEDVPVVSGVADDDSRQVIRQACDEREAPLFLFGREFNGSFSPDDQSSWQYQGLDGQVLMDLPMALRGNYQVANASLALAAVQLLRQQGWTIPDEQLRIGLQQTFWPGRLEFFRLNKDNKQVEEQDQGWNFLLDGAHNPAGVKSLKHALRDFSRNRLILVWGAMNDKDLSTTLREIAPRQILLFSPGPSQNVRLKPISSRITCPVLCSKRWFVKKLFLRLCNRPVFWQGAMT
- a CDS encoding HNH endonuclease, with translation MMNEDFIYGFGVDDSTIRAERRKARELRKTRWWQQKTADGICHYCQRKFPVKELTMDHIIPLSRGGRSTKGNLVPCCKTCNTAKKTDLPPELEEL
- a CDS encoding cytochrome-c peroxidase, which gives rise to MKIKAGVMSFLCMALLGAAGAVAAEEPIQPIAPVKEINLAKAELGKKLFFDPRLSKSGFISCNSCHNLSMGGSDNLKTSIGHNWQQGPINAPTVLNSSLNFVQFWDGRAESLKDQAGGPIANPGEMALTHALAKGILESIPGYVTEFTQVFGDNTVNIDRVTDAIAEFEKTLVTPNSRFDQWLMGDKEALTADEQAGYKLFKDSGCISCHYGAGMGGTSFQKMGVMEEYKAKSPAEGRKAVTGKDEDRFAFKVPTLRNVELTYPYFHDGEAETLTEAVDIMGRLQLGAKFTDEQNAQIVAFLKSLTGEQPSFTLPILPPSSDKTPPPKPFE
- a CDS encoding cytochrome-c peroxidase, coding for MKKTVGVILLTYGLSLAVSTAGAAQKPVEPIAPATGINQAKAELGKKLFFDPRLSKSGFISCNSCHNLSRGGTDNLKTSIGHNWQQGPINSPTVLNSSMNFVQFWDGRAKDLQDQAGGPIANPGEMAFSHDLAEEVLQSIPGYVAEFKNVFGKDRIAIDQVTDALAEFEKTLVTPNSRFDQWLKGDKEALTAEEQAGYTLFQESGCISCHYGMAMGGGSFYKMGMVEEFKANSPSQGRKDVTGKEEHYFMFKVPTLRNVELTSPYFHDGSARTLSQAVDTMARHQLGKKFTQEENGQLVAFLKTLTGEQPSFPLPILPPSSETTPRPKPFE
- the selD gene encoding selenide, water dikinase SelD; its protein translation is MAQDHSTVLSNALAAFTPPKNTNLLVGHETADSAAIYRLSSDVATINTVRLIPQPVADPYWFGQIAAANALGKVYALGGRPVTALNIVLFPGEQQKRGTVLEVLRLAFFPSRQLDLGIFQEILRGGHDKVIEAGACLAGGQSLHEAEPQYGLCVNGVVHPEKIITPTGARTGDALILTKPLGAGVLLQAVRAGKYPFQDLEKETLPHLAALNNKTLEAALEFDLHACADVSNAGILGCLLNIARGAQAGVMLNYQDVVFYPGAVEMYQKGVITDSNKANRALLARHDLRIQTGLSAAETELLYDPQVSGGLLLALPKDQALDLLAALRDKGVKEAVCIGEIVDEPVGIRIK
- a CDS encoding ABC transporter substrate-binding protein, with protein sequence MKKTFRFMAALCSLVLCFTLTSCGSGRKKAIKVGLNIPMTGDIPKVGEGSKYAAEMWLEEINKAGGIEVGGEKYAVELVIEDNESKAESAVKANTKLITQDDVLIIIGPQSSKQAIPAGDVANNYATPMISPWSTNPDTTANRPYVFRGCFLDPFQGPVLANFITDEFKFSKAAVLYDVASDYPKGLAEFFKKSWEEKHGTGSVVAYESFTTRDTDFSSQLTKIIRSGAEVLFTPQYYNEVALIVQQAKDLGWQGPIVGSDSWGSAETIELCGKACYGQFFSTHYAAAGAQGATKAFIDRYKANYGYVPDDVAALTWDALGLAQAAIEGAGEISGRVKDDRQAVRDALAKVKDFQGITGKMTFTEEGDPKKCAVIVKISDKGEYEFYKSICPE
- a CDS encoding SO_0444 family Cu/Zn efflux transporter, which codes for MSFLYDALSSAWNLLNQSAVYMLFGLLVSGLLKEYLSPTYIANHLGSGRFKSVFKAALLGIPVPLCSCGVLPAAATLKKQGANNGAVTAFLISTPESGIDSISITWALLDPIMTIARPVSAFLSAAIAGTAENLFSFSGSAPTSTLGQQNKATVAEKNSCGCGCDKEEQEKIFLGEAGTKKSFLKEFPGKLKAGIRYAVFDIWKELAGWFFVGILLAGVITVLLPDTFITAYLGGGLGSMLLMLVIGIPLYICATASTPIAAAFLLKGVSPGAALIFLLVGPATNITSLSVLMGLLGKRTVAIYLTSIALVSVTCGLILDAVYSMLGISVLAAVARHGELLPEQLKLAASILLLILSIRPLKNSLQRRFGQKKKD
- the glmM gene encoding phosphoglucosamine mutase, producing the protein MRQLFGTDGVRGVANTYPMTTEIAMQLGRAIAFIVKKNTKRHHIVIGKDTRLSGYMIENALAAGICSMGVDVQLLGPLPTPGIAFITTSMRADAGVVISASHNPFQDNGIKIFSRDGFKLPDETELDIEDLIFSQKMAALRPVADEVGKATRIDDACGRYIVFLKHTFPDKYTLDDFHIVLDCAHGATYKVAPHVFAEFGAKVTCIGVEPDGKNINKNCGALHPEVMAEKVKQLGADIGLALDGDGDRLIVCDETGAIVDGDHIMAICASDLVSRRKLKKKTLVATVMSNMGLEKVMADLGGQLVRANVGDRYVVETMRAKGYNFGGEQSGHLVFLDHNTTGDGILAALQLLAIMIKKKKPLSALADIMTSYPQVLENVRMSSKIAPEQIQGFSEALQAAEEQLGKRGRILVRPSGTEPVIRVMAEGEDEKEISNIALELCDVIRRADRI
- a CDS encoding CdaR family protein is translated as MIEQLHIWKRKVNYKDLLLKLVALALGILVWFLAVGTDQMDVSMRVPIEVLNLPKNLVIYNQYQKEVSVILRGPRGIIQEVRNRPPSLSLDLSEAKPDTIVLNTESLSFPLPSGISILRMQPASITLSIDKLVERELPLTAVTEGDVADGYFLKEVSLNPNKILVSGPASLITQEQVLKTYVINLSGLNHSTTLPVHLDLSPEFMELIGETTVVAKLAVADKFVEKKVRNIPINIRDSAQEVRVKPDSLTVVAGIPEKLISETPVLSMLFRASVSAGSGEFPRQVPVTVNGVSVPGHEPIKIISHKPTEVKISLVEKKE